ACTCAAAGGCTATCACCCGTGGAGAAAAAGATAATTGAAATAGACTTTTCCGTTGAAAATTTAAGAAATGAAGTGTCTGATGTTAAAGCATCAAAGCAAAAGGAAAGGACACTTACAAACCTACCTTCAACAAACAAAGAGCAAACTCTACAAAAACCTACAGAGGAAATCCAACCACCCCCTCCGCCTGTAAAGGATGAACCAAAAGAACCAGCAGTGGAACGGTCCATTCAAAGGGAAGAGCTTTCGGACTCATCTTTTTCATTTCCAGTAAGCGAAAGGCAGGAAAGGGAAGAGGAAAGCTCTCCAGCTCAAGCCATGAAGGATACAAAAAACCCATCAGGGCTTTTATCTCCACAGCAGAACACGAACGAAGAAAAAAACACATCCTTAGAGGAAAGCTTCCTTAGGGAAAAACTCTCTGTAATATCAAACATAGTCCAAAAAAGAATAAACTATCCAACTATAGCCAAAAGGATGGGGTGGGAAGGAAGAGTTTTGATTAGCTTTGTGTTGGAACCAAGTGGAGAAATAAAAGAGCTAAGAGTTCTAAAAAGCAGTGGTTACGATATATTAGACAGAGAAGCGGTTGATACTATAAAGAGAAGCTATAGAGAGTTTCCAAAACCCCCTATAAGTGTGTTGATAAAACTACCAATAGCCTTTAGGCTTGAATAAGGCTTATGTTATAATTTAATTGCTATGCCAAAACTGTCTCCAAGGGATATAAGGAGAAAAATTCAAGGAATTAAAAACACTAGGAGAATCACCAACGCTATGAAGGTTGTTTCTGCCGCTAAGCTCAGAAAGGCTCAAGAAGCCATCTACGCCTCAAGACCATACTCGGAAAGGTTGTATGATGTGCTTTCTCACCTTGCATCCCACGTAGATACAAGCGTTCATCCTCTTTTGGAAGTTAGAGAAGAGAAAAGGGTAGATATAATACTGATAACTGCAGACAGAGGATTGGCAGGTGCCTTTAATTCCACCGTTATAAAAAAGGCAGAAGAACTAATTCAAGAGAAAGCCAGCAAAAACATAGAAGTTAGCTTAGTACTTATAGGTCGCAAAGGTGTTCAGTATTTTTCAAAAAGAAACTACAGACTGCTAAGGGCTTATGAGGAGGTATTCAGAAAGGAAATAAACTTTGAGGTGGTAAAAGAGGTAGGACAACTCTTAAGGGACAGATACCAAAACAAAGAGACGGACAGAGTCTATTTAATAAACAACGAGATGGTTACAAGGGTAAATTACAAGCCAATTGTTAGACAGTTTTTGCCCTTTGAAAGGATTGAGCAAAAAGATCAAGATTACAGCACTTATGAGTTTGAAGTTGATGCTGAAACCTTCATAAACAAACTGATAGACCTTTATCTGAATTACCAACTCTATAGGGCAATGCTTGAATCAAACGCCGCAGAGCACTTTGCCAGGATGGTTGCCATGGACAACGCTACACGCAATGCAGACGACTTGATAAGAACTTGGACGCTTATATTCAACAAAGCAAGGCAAGAGTCCATCACCTACGAGCTTGTAGATATAGTTAATGCAGTGGAAGCTATGAAGTAAAATGTTTGGCTTTTTCAAAAAGTCAGAAGAAGAAAAGTTAGCGGAAAAGGGAGACAAGTCTGCCATACTAAGGTTAATAGAAAAAGGGAAAAAGAACAAAGCTATAGCCATACTTGAAAACTTTAAAGAAAATCCAGAGCTAAGACCCATACTTTTTAAGCTTTATATGGAAGAGGGTAAGTATTATTACGCCTACCAATTGGTGGAGTATTACGATAAAAACTTGGCAACCGCCAAAGAAAGGGCGCTTCTTTATGAAAAGGTTGGGGAAAAACAAAAAGCTGTTGAGGAATATCTAAGGATCGGAGATTTTGAAAGTCTCTATAGGGCGGGGATTTTAATAAAGGAAGACGAGCCAAAAAAGAGCCTTCAGATCTTGGAAAGAGCTTTGGCACTAGCCAACCCCATAGAGAGAAAACAGTTAGAAGAACACATAAGGGAACTAAAAGAAAAACTTGGGTTGGTGGAGGTAAAAAAGGAAAGTTTTCTTGAAAAGCTAAAAAATAGCCTAAGGAGAACAAAGGAAGTTCTTGAGTTTGGGGTCCTTTTTGCAGGCAGAAAAGTTGATGAAGATCTTTTGGAGGAGTTGGAAGAAAGGCTCATAAGGGCTGACTTAGGAGTCAAAAAGGCAACTGAGTTGGTGGAAGAGCTGAGAAAGGAGTCCATCAGAAGAAACATAAAAACGTGGGAAGAGCTTCTTCCTGTTCTGAAAGAAAGGCTTTTGGCATACTTAGGAAACTGTAAAGGAGAGCTAAGGGAAGGTAAAGTCTATCTTTTCTTAGGTGTAAATGGTTCTGGAAAGACTACAACCATAGGTAAGTTGGCCTATAGGTTCAAAAAACAGGGTAAGAAGGTTTTACTCTGTGCTGGAGATACCTTTAGGTCCGCTGCCATAGAGCAGTTGCAGGTTTGGGCTCAAAGAAGCGGGGCAGACATAGTTTTTAAGGAAGAAGGATCTGACCCTGCATCGGTAGTGTATCAAGCTTTGGAAAAGGCGGACGCATACGATGTGGTTCTGATAGATACCGCAGGAAGACTTCATACAAAGGAACCGCTTATAAGGGAGCTAAGAAAGATAAAGCAGGTAATTCAAAAGTTCTATCCTGAAGAACCTACAGAAACTCTTTTGGTTTTGGACGCAACCATAGGACAAAACTCCATATCTCAAGCCAAGGTTTTTAGGGAAGCCTTAGAGGTAAGCGGTATAATTTTGACAAAGCTGGACGGCTCTTCTAAGGGTGGAGCCATAGTGCCTATATGCACAGAGCTAAGGATACCGGTCAAACTCTTGGGGGTGGGAGAAGGTTTGGAGGACTTGCAAGACTTTGATCCAAAAACCTTTGTGGAGGAGCTAATCTCTTGATGATGGAAGAGCTTTTCAAGGTGCCGGAAGTTCCCTCTGCGGAGTTTGAGGTCCCTGCTATGCCCCTAAGGGACTTGGTAATATTTCCCGCAATGGTTGTTCCTCTTTTTGTGGGTAGAGATTTCTCCATAAAGTCTGTGGAAAGCGCACTGAAGAGGGACAGGCTAATATTTTTGGTTTTACAGAAGGATAAAAACATTGAAGAGCCAGATAGGGATGGTGTCTATGGGATTGGGGTAGTAGCACACATAATAAGAGCAACACCTTTGGAGGAAGGAAAGTTAAAGATCTTAGTTCAAGGTATAAAGAGGGCAAGACTTAAAGACTACTACAAAAAAGAGGACCATTATTGGGCGTTGGTGGAACCCATAGAGGAAAAGGAGATAAACCTGTCTGAGCTGAGTAAAGAGGATAGGGCTTACGTATCTTCTGTGAAGGAGCTTTTGGAAAAGGCGGTATCCTTAGGAAAGCAGATCATTCCGGACTTGCTTTATGTTGTTAGAGAGTTTGAGGATCCGGGTAAGTTGGCAGACTTGGTCGCATCCATATCGGACATCAAATCCCAGGATGCTCAAAAGATTTTAGAAACCTTAGACCCCATAGAGAGACTAAAGCTGGTTCATCTGCACCTTTCCAATGAGGTGGGCCTTCTGGAGGTTCAGACTAAGATAAGAAACGTAGCCCGAGAAAGAATAGAAAAGGAGCAGAGGGAATACTTCCTAAGACAACAGCTAAAAGCCATACAGGAAGAGTTGGGCGAATTGGACGAGAAGAAGGAGGAAATAGAAAATTACAGAAAAAAGCTTGCAAGCCTCAAGCTTTCTAAGGAAGCCCATGAGGAAATACTAAAACAGATAAACAGATTGGAAAAGCTCCATTCTGAATCTGCAGAAGCCGGCGTCATAAGAACTTGGCTTGACTGGGTTTTAGAACTGCCTTGGAACAAGAAAACCAGAGACAGGTATGACTTGGAGCGAGTCAAGACTATCTTAGACAGGGATCACTACAACTTAGAAAAGGTAAAAGAAAGAATTTTAGAATACTTAGCGGTTAAAAAACTTACAAAAGGTAAAAGCTCTGCGGTGCAGATCCTGTGCTTTGTTGGACCTCCAGGGGTAGGGAAAACCTCCCTTGGAAAGTCCATAGCGGAGGCCTTAGGCAAAAAATTTGTAAGAATATCCTTAGGCGGTATAAGGGATGAAGCGGAAATAAGAGGGCACAGAAGGACATACGTTGGTGCTATGCCCGGAAGGATCATACAGGCTATAAAGCAGGCTGGAACAAAGAACCCTCTGATCATATTGGATGAGGTGGATAAAATATCCATCTCCTTCCAAGGAGACCCCGCAGCAGCCCTTTTGGAAGTTTTGGATCCAGAACAAAACAAAAACTTTGTGGATCTTTACATAAGCCTTCCCTTTGACCTATCGGAGGTTTTCTTTATTTGCACTGCCAACAGGATAGATACGATCCCAAGACCACTGCTGGACAGGATGGAGGTTATCCAGCTTTCTGGATACTCGGAGGAGGAAAAAGTCTTTATTGCCAAAAACCACCTAATTCCCAAGCTTCTTCCTATGCATGGATTTAAAAAAGACGAAGTTATTTTCAGCGACGAATCTATACTTGAGATTATAAGGGGCTACACACGGGAGTCTGGTGTTAGAAATTTACAAAGACAAATCGGGGCAATTCTAAGAAAGCTCGCACTAAAAAAGTTGAGGGGAGAAAATCCACCCTTTGAAATAAAACCGCAAGATGTGAAGGCTTTTCTTGGAGTAGCCAAAAGATTTACCGATAGGGAAGACACACCTATGGTTGGATTGGCGGTGGGCTTGGCTTGGACGGAGGTAGGTGGAGAGATCATGCTCATAGAAGCTAC
Above is a genomic segment from Thermocrinis jamiesonii containing:
- the ftsY gene encoding signal recognition particle-docking protein FtsY, translated to MFGFFKKSEEEKLAEKGDKSAILRLIEKGKKNKAIAILENFKENPELRPILFKLYMEEGKYYYAYQLVEYYDKNLATAKERALLYEKVGEKQKAVEEYLRIGDFESLYRAGILIKEDEPKKSLQILERALALANPIERKQLEEHIRELKEKLGLVEVKKESFLEKLKNSLRRTKEVLEFGVLFAGRKVDEDLLEELEERLIRADLGVKKATELVEELRKESIRRNIKTWEELLPVLKERLLAYLGNCKGELREGKVYLFLGVNGSGKTTTIGKLAYRFKKQGKKVLLCAGDTFRSAAIEQLQVWAQRSGADIVFKEEGSDPASVVYQALEKADAYDVVLIDTAGRLHTKEPLIRELRKIKQVIQKFYPEEPTETLLVLDATIGQNSISQAKVFREALEVSGIILTKLDGSSKGGAIVPICTELRIPVKLLGVGEGLEDLQDFDPKTFVEELIS
- a CDS encoding F0F1 ATP synthase subunit gamma, with the translated sequence MPKLSPRDIRRKIQGIKNTRRITNAMKVVSAAKLRKAQEAIYASRPYSERLYDVLSHLASHVDTSVHPLLEVREEKRVDIILITADRGLAGAFNSTVIKKAEELIQEKASKNIEVSLVLIGRKGVQYFSKRNYRLLRAYEEVFRKEINFEVVKEVGQLLRDRYQNKETDRVYLINNEMVTRVNYKPIVRQFLPFERIEQKDQDYSTYEFEVDAETFINKLIDLYLNYQLYRAMLESNAAEHFARMVAMDNATRNADDLIRTWTLIFNKARQESITYELVDIVNAVEAMK
- a CDS encoding energy transducer TonB; amino-acid sequence: MEKKIIEIDFSVENLRNEVSDVKASKQKERTLTNLPSTNKEQTLQKPTEEIQPPPPPVKDEPKEPAVERSIQREELSDSSFSFPVSERQEREEESSPAQAMKDTKNPSGLLSPQQNTNEEKNTSLEESFLREKLSVISNIVQKRINYPTIAKRMGWEGRVLISFVLEPSGEIKELRVLKSSGYDILDREAVDTIKRSYREFPKPPISVLIKLPIAFRLE
- the lon gene encoding endopeptidase La, which encodes MEELFKVPEVPSAEFEVPAMPLRDLVIFPAMVVPLFVGRDFSIKSVESALKRDRLIFLVLQKDKNIEEPDRDGVYGIGVVAHIIRATPLEEGKLKILVQGIKRARLKDYYKKEDHYWALVEPIEEKEINLSELSKEDRAYVSSVKELLEKAVSLGKQIIPDLLYVVREFEDPGKLADLVASISDIKSQDAQKILETLDPIERLKLVHLHLSNEVGLLEVQTKIRNVARERIEKEQREYFLRQQLKAIQEELGELDEKKEEIENYRKKLASLKLSKEAHEEILKQINRLEKLHSESAEAGVIRTWLDWVLELPWNKKTRDRYDLERVKTILDRDHYNLEKVKERILEYLAVKKLTKGKSSAVQILCFVGPPGVGKTSLGKSIAEALGKKFVRISLGGIRDEAEIRGHRRTYVGAMPGRIIQAIKQAGTKNPLIILDEVDKISISFQGDPAAALLEVLDPEQNKNFVDLYISLPFDLSEVFFICTANRIDTIPRPLLDRMEVIQLSGYSEEEKVFIAKNHLIPKLLPMHGFKKDEVIFSDESILEIIRGYTRESGVRNLQRQIGAILRKLALKKLRGENPPFEIKPQDVKAFLGVAKRFTDREDTPMVGLAVGLAWTEVGGEIMLIEATKFRGKGNLILTGSLGEVMKESAQAALSYIKSKAEDYGINPEDFSNWDIHIHVPEGAVPKDGPSAGITIATAILSLLTNTPVRSDIAMTGEVTLRGRVLPVGGLKEKILAAKRVGIYEVILPEKNKEEVLEDLPAYVRDKMTFHFVRDLDQVFELAMLKRKVESDG